The DNA segment CCTTGGTCTCCATCAAGGCTGACGAAGCTCAACTGGTAGCTGCCGCCTGTTGTTTGATCGTCTCCGATGAAACGAAGCCGCAGGCCGCGGCTTCCGTTCGTGCTGATCTGCAGACGTTCGCAGGTCAGAGAACGCCCCCCAACGACGATGCGGCAATGCGCAGGGCTGTGCTCCAGACGGCCAAAGCTCAGCTTTGGTTCTGCCGCTGCTGGCACGGCGAGCAGCAGTGGCGCCATCCACAGTTGGATCATCAGTAATCGCTGTCGGCGACGCACATGCCCAGGCAGTGAATGCCGTTGCTGGCGGTTCTGCGGCAGTGGTTGCAGAGAATGCGTTCTTCCTTGAGGTTCGATCCCTCTACGGCCTGATCGGTCGATCTCGCAGGTTCCTGTGCGGGGGATGCGGTCATGACGCAGCGAGACGGGTTGATGGCGATCATGGCTGGCAGCAGCATCGCCCCGTTGAACGGCATCGGTTTTGGCACCTGGGCCTGGGGCAACAAGGCGGTTTGGGGGTACGACGCCCAGCGGGACGACAATCGACTTCGCGCCACGTTCCGTCAGGCCCTCAGCTCTGGGCTCAACTTGATCGATACCGCGGATTCCTATGGAACGGGGAGCCTGAGTGGACGCAGTGAAGCGTTGCTTGGCGACTTCATCGCCGAGTTGCCAGCCCTGCGGCGATCCCAGTTGACGGTGGCCACGAAGCTGGCCCCATTTCCCTGGCGCTGGGGGCGTCGGGGCTTTGATGCCGCCTTTGAATCCAGTCGAACACGGCTCAAAGGGCAGCTGCGACGGGTGCAGTTGCACTGGAGCACGGCCCGCTACGCGCCCTGGCAGGAGACAGGCCTTCTTGATGGCTTGGCTGAGCTCGTTCTGGCTGGCCGGGTGGACGAGTTGGGGGTGTCCAACCTGGGCCCCCAACGCCTGGTGTTGCTCCATCGCCGTCTGTTGGAGCGCGGCGTTTCCTTGCGCAGCATTCAGGTGCAGTGTTCGCTGTTGGCACCTGCGGATGATCAGCTGCGCGAGTTGATCGCCATCAGCAGAGACCTTGGCGTGGAGGTGTTGGCCTACAGCCCTCTGGCTTTCGGCGTGCTGGGTTGTGCTCCTGGGGCTGAGGAGAAACGTTCTGCCACTTGGTTGAGACGACGCCTGTTCCAGCGCCTGCTTCCGGCCAGCCTTGAGTTGCGCAGTGCGATGCAGGCGATAGCGAACGAGCGCGGGGCATCGATGGTTCAAGTTGCTTTGAACTGGTGCAGAGCTCTTGGCACAACGCCGATTCCGGGGCTGCGAACTCCAGAACAGGCCAGGGATGTCGCTGCCGCACTGGAGTGGTCAATGTCGCAGCACGAGCGTCAGACCTTGAATGCGGCCCGACTCCGATGCAGTGAGCGGATGCCTGCCAATCCCTTCCAGAGCCGCTGAGCGTTGTGCTCAGGCTTCCGAGGCGGATTCAGGAGCCGGGCTCACCACCACCGGGAGGCTGTCGCCGTCATTGCGAATCGGAATGACTTTGTCCTGGGAGGGTTCCAGGCGAGTGGGTGCAGGGGGAGTGTCTTGTTGCTGGGCGCAGGCGGCGAGGGCTTCCTGCAGCAAGGAATCAAAGGTGGCCCCAGGCAGACGATGCCGGGCGACCTCGAGAAAGGTGCGCGGAAGCGATTCGCCTGCAGCGCTCCTCAGAGCAGGATTGTTCTGGCGATGCTCCTGTTCGTCCTGAATGGCGCGAATGAACCGACGTGTGACGTCGCGTTTGGTGGACGCCTTGATCAGGGTGTCGCGCTCTTGAGGACCATGGCTGAGCTCCTGCTCCATGTCTTGAATCCGCCGTTCGAGGCTCTCCAAAACCTCCTGGGCTTCCTTGCCGATGTGCGCGAGCTGCCCATCCGAAAGGTGGGGCATGTCGGCCACGAACACCTTGCCGTGATCACGGAGCGTGAGAAAGGTTGGTCGTGCGCCCTGTCTGTAGCCCTGTTGCCTGTCCTGGCCTGAAGGCAAAGGACGTCTTGGCGGAACCGGACCGGCAGACGACCGACGGCGCGTGATGCGCTGGGGCTTATCAAAAGGCATTGAAAAAAGATGTATTGACGCCGCTATCGGAAAAATTCCGATTGTGCATATTCATAGTTTATTCGATCCCTTCTGGGCCGGTGGTCTGCGTTATCAAACCCGTCTGAAACTGACGCAATCAGGCGGGCACACCTTCCAGAACAGCAGCGCTGCCAGGGGTGTTGGAGGTCACGTTGCCAATCACCCAAGCCTGATGGTTCTTGCCGCGGCAATGCTCGATCACAGCGGCCTCGCTCCCCGCTGGCACCACCAGGCAGAAGCCGATGCCGAGGTTGAACGTGTGCCAAAGGTCCCGTTCGGGAATGTTTCCGGCCTCCTGCAGCCATCGGAACAGGGGTGGCCTTGTCCAGCTGGAGGCATCGATGCGCGCAGAGCAGCCTCCCGGCAGGCAGCGCGGCAGGTTTTCGGGGAGTCCTCCTCCGGTGATGTGGGCCATGCCGTGGAGCTCGCATCCCCTCTGCATCAGGTGCTGCACCATGTCGGCATACAGGGTTGTTGGCGCCAGTAGGTCGCCGATCAGAGGGCGCTGGTCGTCGCCATACACGGTGTTCGCATCTGCATTGGCTTTCTCCAGCACCTTGCGCACCAGGCTGAAGCCGTTGCTGTGCACGCCGCTGCTGGCCACGCCGATCACGCTGTCGCCAGGCTGGATGCGCTGGCCATCGATGAGCTCCTCTTCTTCGACAACAGCCACACAAAAGCCGGCGAGGTCATAGCGCCCCTGGGGGTAGAACCCCGGCATCTCGGCCGTTTCGCCGCCGAGCAGGGCGCAGCCGCTCTGTCTGCAGCCATCGGCGATGCCTTCAACAACCTCGGCCATTGCCGATGGCGCTAAGGCCCCGGTAGCCATGTAATCCAGGAAAAACAGTGGCGCGGCTCCTGAGGTGATCACGTCGTTGACGCACATCGCCACCAGGTCGATGCCCACGCCGTGATGGCTGCCATGCTCCTGGGCCAGTTCCAGTTTGGTTCCGACGCCATCGGTGCCTGACACCAGCAGGGGCTTGCGCATTCCGGCTGGAAGACGCATCAGACCGCCAAAACCACCAAGGCCGCCGATGACCTCCGGTCGGTGGGTGGCTTCCACAGACGCCTTGATGCGCTGCACGAACGCACGCCCGGCTTCGACGTCAACTCCAGCGCTCTTGTAATCCATGGAACGAATCCGATGCATTGATCCTGCAATGCCGCGGAGCTTGTGCTGATTGTTCTGTCGGCACAGCATTTGATTGCCCGCACTTATCAGTAGTTAGCTCTCGGCTTATGGACAGGGGCTTGCGCTCTGTCGTTGATCTGTCAGTCAGCACGCGGATTGGCAGTGGAGGCAGGGCTGATTGGTTGTGCCGATCGTTGTGATGGCGCCCAGTTTCTTTCCAGGAGCACTTTTTTTAGGTTCGTAGCAATCTTTTTCGGTGAGGCACGCCAACGGCAGAGAACTGTGCGTTCAGTTCCAAGGCCTTGGCTAAGCCGCTCTGCATGCGAGTCCTTCTGACGCTGGCCACGCTCTCCGGAGCGATTTCAGGCAGTGCAGCCCTCCTGCCAGTCGTGGCCAGTGATTTCCTCTCGCTCAACGGTGCAGAGCCGCTTGACCCTCTGGATCTGGTGGTCGAGCCCCAAGCCCCTGAGCTGCAAGCAACCCTTTCTTCTGCGGAGGTCAAACCGGTTCTTGCACCTCCTTCCTCTGAGCTCCCCAAGCCGAAGCTGAAGGTTGTACCGGAGGTGGTGAAGGTCATCACTGGTGAAGCCAGTTGGTATGGCCCCGGTTTTTATGGCAACCGCACCGCCAATGGTGAGGTTTACAGACGCGGCACGATGACGGCAGCCCACCGCACGCTTCCTTTTGGAACAAAAGTGCGCGTCACCAACCTCTGGAACGGGCGCACGGCCGTGATCCGCATCAATGATCGCGGACCTTTCATCGATCACCGGGTGATCGACCTTGGCCACGGTGCCGCCTCTGATCTGGGGTTGACCGCCTCTGGAATCGCTCAAGTCAAGCTTGAGGTGTTGCGCTGAGCTGCGCCGTTCTCTCCACCCAGGCCGAGCTGGAACGCTTCCGGGCCAACCTCAGTGGGCCGCTGCAATTCGTGCCCACCATGGGGGGGCTGCACCAAGGCCACGGTGAATTGATTCGCCGGGCCTCGGAACAGGGGCCTGTGCTGGTGAGTGTGTTCGTCAACCCACTCCAATTCGGGCCAGCTGAAGACTTTGATCGCTACCCGCGAACGCTTGAAGCGGATCGGGGTTTAGCCGAATGTTGTGGTGCTCACGCCCTTTGGGCTCCGAGTGTTGATGCCATCTATCCAAGTGGGCTCCCGTCAGCGGTGTCGCGTTCAGCACCGGCAGACCTGCAGACCCATCTTTGTGGAGCTTCCCGTCCTGGTCACTTTGATGGTGTGGTCACGGTCGTGGCCCGGCTGCTGCAGCTGGTGGAGCCGTCTTGCCTTTGGCTGGGTGAGAAGGATTGGCAGCAGCTGGTGATCCTGCGCCGGCTCGTGGTCGATCTTGATCTGGGCGTGGTGGTGAAGGGCGTTCCCACCGTTCGTGAATCAGATGGTCTGGCCTTGAGTTCCCGCAACCAATACCTTTTCTCCGCTGATCGGGCTCGAGCCGCTGCTCTGCCGGCGGCACTACGTCATGCCGATCCCAGTGATCCGGAGAGTTCAGTGCGTCAGAGCCTCGCTAAAGCAGGGCTCGAAGTGGAGTATGTAGAGAGGGTCGATCCCCGCACCCTTCAGCCCTGTGGCTCTGAAACGGCCATCTCACTGTTGGCCGCGTCGGTGCGTTGCGGGACGACCCGTTTGATTGATCACGTCTTCCTGATGACCCGCCAGCCACTTGTTGCCATCGATGGCCCTGCCGGTGCGGGCAAAAGCACCGTGACTCGGGCCTTTGCTGAGCGGATGGGGCTGGTTTACCTCGACACCGGTGCGATGTATCGGTCGGTGACCTGGTTGGTGCAACAGAACGGTGTGGAACCCAAGGATGCGGCGTCGATTGCACCGCTGTTGAACGACCTCGACCTTCAGCTGCGGTCGCTGCCCGGTGGCGGCCAGCAGGTCTTGGTGTATGGGCAGGACGTAAGTGACGCGATTCGCTCGCCGGAGGTCACCGCGTCGGTTTCGGCAGTGGCCGCTCACCGTTGCGTCAGGCAAGCACTGACCGCTCAACAGAAAGCGATGGGTGCCAAGGGTGGCTTGGTGGCAGAAGGCCGCGACATCGGCACCGCTGTTTTCCCGGATGCGGATCTGAAGGTGTTCCTCACGGCCACGGTGGGCGAACGGGCCCGGCGCCGGGCTCTGGATCTGGAGCAGCGGGGCTTCCCGGTGCCTGAGCGATCTGAGCTTGAGGCACAGATCGCCGAACGGGATCACCTCGACAGCACCCGTGAGGAGGCTCCTCTGGTGCAGGCGGACGATGCCGTTGAGCTCGTGACCGATGGCATGAGCATCGAGGCTGTGATCGATGCCCTGGTGGGGCAGTTCCGGTCTCGGGTGGCTGAAGAAGCCTGGCCTACGCCGGCAGGCTGAGCTCGTCGAGCAGGTTGGCGCAGGCATCCTCGAGCAGGTCGAGCACATGCTCGAAGCCCGCCTCGCCCCCGTAATAGGGATCCGGTACTTCCGTTTCAGAGAACCGGCCGGCGTAGCTGAGCATGGGCTTGATGCTGGCCGTTGCTCTGGGCCCGGCTTCGCGAGCCAGTCCCTGGACTGCCGCGAGATTGTCGTCGTCCATGGCCAGCACCAGATCGAAACTCGAGAAATCGTCGAGGCTGATCTGTCTTGCGCGGCTGGGGAGGTTGATGCCGCGACGGTTGGCTGCAGCCTGCATGCGTCGGTCTGCCGGGTTGCCCACATGCCATCCGCCCGTCCCGGCGGAATCCACCACGAACTGATCACTGAGGCCACGCTCTTCAAGCAGATGCAGGAAGACGCCTTCGGCTGCTGGTGAGCGGCAGATGTTGCCGAGGCAGACGAACAACAGTTTCTGGGTCATCCGGCGTTGAGGCGTTGGAGGGCTTTCAGGGCCCGCAGCTGCACCACCCTGACACCCTCCGCATCGGATGCGAGCTGGTTCAGTGCGCCCCGGCCCTGTTCGGCCAGGTGCGCTGAAACAGCTGTGCTGTTCAAGCGTTGCTCGAGTCCGTAGGCCGCTGCGTAACGCACCACCCACTCGTCGTCTCGCACGGCTTTGAGCAGTCCCTTGAAACAGCGCTCAAGCTGATCGTGCGCTGCGCCTTCACTGAGTTCCAAGTCCGCCAGGCCACGGGTTGCGGAGCGCCGCACGCTTGGTGCAATGTCGGCCTGAAGGGCATGCTCCAGGAGGTCAAGACCCCGTGGATCCCGCAGGGCGGCAATCACCTTCACCACCCAGGCCCGTGCGCCGTAATTGCGGGCATCCAGGCTCACCAGAAGGATGGGAACGATGTCCCGTCCCAGTTGAATCAGCCCCTGTGTTGCCACGGCTGCCACCGCTGGATTGTTGAACCCCAGCACCTTCACGAGCGGTTTGGTGGCCTCAAGGTCGTTCAGTGCACAAAGGGCTTGCGTTGCTTTAACCAGCTCAGGAGTGCTGGTGGCTAGCTCGAGCGTCTGAAGCGCCTGGTCCAATGCTGTGCTGGTCATCAGAGCAGTCCGTCCATTGCGTCGAGGACGTCATTGGGGTCGACGTTGCGTTCCGCTACCTCTCGGAGTGCAACCAGCTTGAGGCTGGGTTCCACCGCAGCCGAGCGGATCGAGGGCACGGCGGCGAGCCAGCCGGTGGCGCCGAGGTCGAGCAGCGCGCCACGGCGCACCAGGGGTTCTGGATGGTTCAGCAGCTTTTTCAGTTCCATCCCCCACTGATCAAGACCGGTCAGCTGCAGCAAGGCTCGGCAGGCCGCTGAACGGATCAATGGCCGCGGGTGCTCCGTGAACGGATGAATCACAGCGAGATTGCTGCTGCTGCTATCACCAATGTCACCGAGGGCTTCCAGCAACGCTTCACAGGGTTCGTTGAGCAAGGGGGATGAGGGTTGCTCAGCTCCTGCTTCCTCCAATCCACTGGCCAGCAAGGCGCGGATGCCCACAACAGCCCCACAGCTGCCCATGGCACCAAGCGTGCGGACCACCTCCTCCCGCACGGTGTAATCGTTGGAGTGCAGCAGCGCCAGAAGAGGTTGTTCTGCTCTCATGTCCCTGAGCAGACCGAGGGCACGGATCGCGTTGAGAGCGACACCGCGCTGCTCTGGATCAATCGGCGTGGCATCCAGTGCTTCAAGAGCTCTGAGCAGAAGAGGGATGGCATCAGGATGCTGGCTGCGCATTTTTCCGAGCCACCAGGCGGCGTAGTACCGCGCCGAAGGGTCCTCCGTCTGGCGGAGGTTTTGGATCACCTGCGTTTCATTCAGCGGTTCCATCACACCCAGGCCGATGCCATGTCGGCTGTCCAGCTTTCAGTTCGTTTGAACCGGAACGGCCCTGCCACCGAGCCCCAGCAACGCTCATTTGTGTCCGGGTCATGACCGCGATCGAGGGTCGCAAGGGAGTCGCCCTGCAAATGAAAGCTGCTCACCAGCACGGTGTCTTTGCCATTCCGTTGCACGATGCATTTGCAGCCTGGTTCCATGGCGCCGTGGTAGCCGTCTGGTTGTTCGAGCACTTGGTAGTGGCACTGATCCAGGCTGATCAGGTCGCTGTCCTGAATGGCAAGGCGCAGTTGAGGATCAAACGTGGCTCCGGCGAAGCGTTTCGGATCGCGGAAGATGTGATTCCAGAGCTTGATGGCGCCGGAGGTCTGCTCTTCAGCGCGGATCATGCGCAACCGATAGGGATGCTTGGGATCAACGGCATAGGTCTGTTCGAGCAGGATCGACCCTGGATGGAGCTGTATAAGTGGGCGATACCTCAGAAAGATGTGGGCATAGAGGGGTGGGTTGTCGAAGGCTTGCTGCTGGTTGCTGTATTCGCCGCAGAGCAGGTTGAGAAAACGCCGAATGTTGGGGGTGATCACAGCGCTCTGATGGGGCCGAAAAAGAACAATAAAAAAAGCCCCCCGAGGGGGGCTTGGAACGCAACGTCAGCTGATCAGATCAGGGCGTTGATGGCGTAATCGATGTAGCTGTTGGCTTCGGTGGCAGCGTCGCCGCTGAGACCGTGGTTGGCCTTGATGTGCTTCAGAGCTTCCACGTACCAGGAGGGGGAGAGCTCGAAAGTGCGGTTGATCTCGTCCAGACCGGCGATCAGGTAGTCGTCCATGGGGCCGGTACCACCAGCGACCAGGCAATAGGTGATCATGCGCAGGTAGTAGCCCACGTCACGGGAGCACTTGGCTTTGCCTTCGGGGGTGGCTGAATAGTTCGGCCCAGCCATCTGGGTGGTGTAGGGGAACTTGGTGTACACGGCCTGGGCAGCGCCGTTCACCAGGGAATCAGCCTTGCTGGTAAGAGCCTTAGCAGCTTCGAGGCTGGCCTTGGCGCGATTGAAACGACCGGAGGCAGCTTGAACTTCGGTGTTGCTCAGGAAACGTCCCTGAGAATCAGCTGCTGCAACAGCTTCGGTGAGAGGGGTTTTCATTGGTTAGGAGAAGTAAGACGTCGAATCAACGCGTCGATCAGGCGACGGAAGCTGCGGCTTTGTCGAAGTAGGTGCCGATTTCGCTGCTCAGGGAGGCGCAGTCACCAGCTGAGATGCCAGCTTTGTCGTTGACGAGTGCCAGAGCGGCTTCCTTCATCATGTTGACTCCAGCTGCAACCGAAGCACCGGGAGTGCCGAGGGCCAGGTAGGTCTCGCGAAGGCCGTTCAGGCAGCGGTCTTCCATCACGGAAGAATCACCGGTGAAAGCGGAGTAGGTGACGTAACGCAGGATGATCTCCATGTCGCGAAGGCAAGCAGCCATACGACGGGAGGTGTAGGCGTTACCACCGGGGGAAATCAAAGAAGGCTGTTGGGCAAACAGCTGACGAGCGGCCGAAGCAACGATGCTGGAGGCGTTGCTGGAGATGCGGTTAACGGCATCCAGACGCTTGTTGCTGTCGGAAACCATGGCAGCGAGGGCGTCGATCTCGCTGGTGCTGATGAATTGTCCCCGGGCATCGGCCTGGGCGACAACCTTGGTGAAGGCGTCGAACATGGTTGTTGTTCCTGTGAACTACGTCTGGAGCGGGAATCTCAGACTTGAAAGGGATGTTTGAAGGCTATTGCCTCCATCCCGTCGCCCGCGATTCTGGCCAACAGCTCGGGAGCGTCCCGAAAGCTGTTCATAATGCTTAACTCCCTTGCGGCGACAAGGAAGTGGCGGTGGCTTCTTCGAGGTCAAACAGCACGCCGTGGATGTACGACTCCGTCCATTCACTGCCATAAAAGCGCGTCAACATGCCGCGGGCTGGATCTTTCTCGGCGCGGTAGGCCGTGTAGCGCTTCTGGCCCGAGAGCAGGCGTGCAGCACGCTCATGGTCAACGGGCTGCGCCTCCTTAACCAGCTCCAGGTAGAGCTGAAGGTAGTCCGCAAAAGCCGGACGGATCACGCGGTCAATCAGCGCATCTCCTTCCTTCCCAAGAGGGATCCTGGTCCAGAGAAAGGCAGGTGAGAAATAGGGCTGTGCTTCGTCAGGAATGGGTCCCCCATCGGGCAGTTCGGCGCGCCAGCGCTCGAAAAGCGGCATCAGCCGCTGCCAAACCGGGTCCGTGTGCTCGGGATCTGTCTTGTCGACAGGCTGTAAATCCAGAGCGAGCAGGTGCCCGTTGGGCAGCGTCACCAGATCGGCTCCGAAGAAAGGAAGATCAAAACGACTGCTGGGGTTGATCACGAAGTTGAGCACCGATGCAGCCGCACCAGCCTCAACGCAGGCACAGCGCACTTGGCGCAGCTTTTCTGTTGAACAGGCCCAGGTTGCAGTGCTGACCGGCACTGGTTTCGCCTTGGATCCTGTGCTGCCCTCTTTTTGTAGAAAACGTTCCGCAATTGGATAAGGATTCGGCTGCAGAGAGCTCAGTGCCGCAACGGCGGTGTCGAGAAAAGGCTGCCAGCGCCATCCGGGGATCTGGACAGGATCAAGACTCGTCGTGCGGAGAGGGAGGGTCATTTGGGCTGGCTGGCGGGGAAGAGAAATTCGTGCAGGAAACGATCAGACCATTCACTTCCGAAATGGCTGGTAAATAGGCCGTGTGCAGGATCTCTCTCTGCACTGTAAATATCATAATTTTTCTGAAGTTGTTCCACTTCGATTGGATTAATGGAAGAAGGGGTTTTAACTGCCTCGTCATGTAAATTCCAGTAGGTTTTTAGAAAAGCGCTGAAAGCTGGGGGTAGCGATGATGTCGCCTGTTCTGCTCCGCCCCGGCAGAACAGCAGCCATGAGGAAAAGTATTGATTTGGATCAAAGGAACGCATGGTCTCTTCACCATTGAGATCCGGAAATTGAGCGTTGAGTGACTTCAGTCCATCGAAGTAGCGCTCCAAATAGTCCTTGTCTTGAACAAGTGGTTGGAAATCAAGAACAGCAACCAACTTCTGCTTGGCACCGAACCAGAGCAGATCAACTCCCATTAATGGATGGTCGTAGGTGTAGTCGGGATAGGCAACGGAATTAAGGACCTGCAAGCTTTCACCAGCATCCAACCGGGTAACGCGCCACCTCCGAAATCCAGGCACGTCCCAAAGCCAGCTCTTGATGGTGCTAGAGCGTTTGGATGATTGATTGTGCTCAAGTCCAATAGGAACCTCAACGGGTACTGCACCCCGGGCTTTGATTCCTGAAAGCAATTCCTCAAGAAATGGATCAAACATGGTGATCAGTTGTTAACTGTTGAAGACGCCATTGCCAGTTGTTGTGCCTGCTGGGTGATATCTGAAATTTCGGCATCAGTAGGGCACCGAAACTCGGTGCAGTATGTGGTCATTGCAACACCATCTAAGCACTGAACAGAACTCACTCTCATTCTGATCTGATCGGTCACAAACCAACAGCGTTCAATGCCAATATTGGTGTCGTATCGCGTCGTGATCGTCACGACGCCGTCGTCTGCGAAGCTGTAAGTGCTTAAAACAGATTGCTTTTCAACATATCCAACATCACGAAGTAGAAATCCCTTTCGGGGATCTTCATGGTCAGGAACGTCGATGACCACTGCAGCGTAATCATCATTGCGGACGCCTTTCTTGATATTACTTTCCCACCAAAATCGTGCTCCACCTGAGCTGTCTTCGGTTTTAATGTTCAAAGAATTGCAGATTTTGGTGACGACTGGGTCATCTGCATTGAATGGTTCAATGACCAGATTGGAATCCGCAGCTTCGTCATCCTGATAGTCGTGGTGATGAACAGCGCGCCTGTTTAACCAAGTCCCACGGCTGGCTTCAAAGAAATCCGCCATTGTCATTGGCGGGGAAAGTGTCTGCACCATTGGTTTGTGCTTTCAAGAAAATTAATTAATACAGGCGAACCGGTAAAATTTTTTGCAATTCAAGACTTGCTCTGTTGCGTATTCCTCTGCGCAACCAGCTGTGACATCACCTCGTCGAGTCTTTGGAGCTCTGGGTGTGCTGCAACAGTGGCGTCAATCTTTTTCTGTGATAGTCGCAGTTTTTTACCCAAGCCAACTACATCTTGAAAAAGTCTTTCCCTGTAGGCAGCTAATTCATCGATGGACTCTTGCAACTCTTCAAGGGTAGGTAAATCGGACGCTGCGTTGTCCATGAAGTTCTGATTGAGCCTGAAGATCCTAAGCCTGTCCGATGCCTGACCAAGGCTTTTGTGAACCTTTGCTCGGGGTTGCGTCAATAAAGGAAAGATTGCTCTCGGATCGGCCTAATTCCCAGGACGTCAATCGGGGCGATTGGCCCAAGGTGACAAACTTTTGCGTAAGGGGGTTGTTTGACGAACCCTGCTCAGAACTGAGTTTAGCCTGAGTCAGCGCTTCCACCACCCTTGGGTTTCCGGGCTTTAAGGCCTGTTCACCCGGCGGTTTCCGAAGCACTGCATCCCCAAAACTGTCTGGCCCCCAATGCTCGACGCATTCTCCCGCACAGTCGTCAGCGCTGACGCCAAAACTGCACCTGTTGGTGGTAGCGATCTCGCTAGCCTCCGCTCCTATGTGCAAGATGGCAACAAGCGTTTGGACGCTGTGAATGCCATTACTTCCAACGCCTACTGCATCGTCTCTGATGCAGTCACCGGCATGATCTGCGAAAACACAGGTCTGATCCAGGCTGGCGGCAACTGCTATCCCACCCGTCGGATGGCTGCTTGCCTTCGCGATGGTGAGATTGTGCTTCGCTACATCAGCTATGCACTGCTGGCTGGTGACGCTTCCGTGCTGGATGACCGTTGCCTGAATGGCCTCAAGGAAACCTATATCGCTCTAGGTGTTCCTACTCAGTCTGCCGCCCGTGCGGTCGCGATCATGAAATCCGCTGCTACGGCTCTGATTGGTCAGACCAACTCTCCTGCCAGCGGTGGTGCTAAGTACCGCAAGATGGAAACCACTCAGG comes from the Synechococcus sp. A15-62 genome and includes:
- a CDS encoding phycobiliprotein lyase, which produces MVQTLSPPMTMADFFEASRGTWLNRRAVHHHDYQDDEAADSNLVIEPFNADDPVVTKICNSLNIKTEDSSGGARFWWESNIKKGVRNDDYAAVVIDVPDHEDPRKGFLLRDVGYVEKQSVLSTYSFADDGVVTITTRYDTNIGIERCWFVTDQIRMRVSSVQCLDGVAMTTYCTEFRCPTDAEISDITQQAQQLAMASSTVNN
- a CDS encoding 15,16-dihydrobiliverdin:ferredoxin oxidoreductase yields the protein MFDPFLEELLSGIKARGAVPVEVPIGLEHNQSSKRSSTIKSWLWDVPGFRRWRVTRLDAGESLQVLNSVAYPDYTYDHPLMGVDLLWFGAKQKLVAVLDFQPLVQDKDYLERYFDGLKSLNAQFPDLNGEETMRSFDPNQYFSSWLLFCRGGAEQATSSLPPAFSAFLKTYWNLHDEAVKTPSSINPIEVEQLQKNYDIYSAERDPAHGLFTSHFGSEWSDRFLHEFLFPASQPK
- the cpeB gene encoding class 1 C-phycoerythrin subunit beta, yielding MLDAFSRTVVSADAKTAPVGGSDLASLRSYVQDGNKRLDAVNAITSNAYCIVSDAVTGMICENTGLIQAGGNCYPTRRMAACLRDGEIVLRYISYALLAGDASVLDDRCLNGLKETYIALGVPTQSAARAVAIMKSAATALIGQTNSPASGGAKYRKMETTQGDCSALVAEAGSYFDRVIGAIS
- a CDS encoding phycoerythrobilin:ferredoxin oxidoreductase; translation: MTLPLRTTSLDPVQIPGWRWQPFLDTAVAALSSLQPNPYPIAERFLQKEGSTGSKAKPVPVSTATWACSTEKLRQVRCACVEAGAAASVLNFVINPSSRFDLPFFGADLVTLPNGHLLALDLQPVDKTDPEHTDPVWQRLMPLFERWRAELPDGGPIPDEAQPYFSPAFLWTRIPLGKEGDALIDRVIRPAFADYLQLYLELVKEAQPVDHERAARLLSGQKRYTAYRAEKDPARGMLTRFYGSEWTESYIHGVLFDLEEATATSLSPQGS